The Patescibacteria group bacterium genomic sequence TTCCATATATTCTTGTTATTGGGGACAAGGAAACCAAAGGACGATTTTTAAATATAAGAACAAGAGGAGGAAAAATTATCAAATTAACACTAAAACAATTTATTAGCAAAATATTAAAACAAATTAAAAATAAAACTTTATGAACAAATCAAACAAAATCCTAGTTATTTTAAATATTGGCTTTGCTTTGCTATTATTTTTATTACCAAATGCAATAGCACAAGCTCAAGCAACAGAAACACTTGAACCAAATTCAGCCATAACACCAACTACTTTAACAGAACCAGTTGAGCAAGAAGTAAAAACAATAGAAGAAAAAATTTTGACAGAGGCGGTTGAGGAAACTCTACTGAAAACAGACAAACAATCCTCTGTAGAAGTTGTTCAAGACCAAAACATAACAGCTGATATCCTTGGCATTAAAAAGCAAAAGATACTACCAACCAGTAGATTATATACTTTTAAAAACTTTTGGAGAGGAACAAGAACTGCTTTCACCTTTAACCCTATTAAAAAAGCCAACCTCCAATTAAGATATGCTAATGAGCAATTGATTGAAGCTAAAAAAATGGCTAACAAAGAAGATAATCATGAATTAGTAATCAAAAGCATAACCAAATATAATGAACAAATAGCCAATGCCTCTGATGTGATTAAAAAAGCATCAAAGCAAGACATTGATAAGGTTTTAGAATTTGAAGATAAAATAATCAAGAATTCTTTTCAACACCAAAACTTAATTGAAGGCATAGCCAACAAATTAAAACCTGTTATGACCGAAAGGATAATCAAACTTAAAGAAAATGGCATTAAGCACCTTGCCAAAACAATTGAAAACTCTGTAGAGCCTGAAAAAATTGAAGGCAAAATAAACCTAATGATTAAAAATCAAACAGCTAGCGAATTTAAAAATTTTAAAAACCTCGAAATCCTTAAAGCAATCGAAGATAAAATGCCTGAAGAAAGAAAAATAATCATTAAAAATATTCAGAAAAAAACACTTGAAAAATTAGGCAATGATTTAGAAAAAATGGAACAAAGCCAAAGAGAGAGGTTTAATCAATATATTAAATATACTGGCGGAGACAAAATTCAACACTTAAAAATTATTGATGACATTAATCACCTCGAAGTTCCAGAGAATATTCGCCAAGAAATGGCTAAAGCAAAAGAACAAGCCATTGAACAAATCGAAGAAAAGATAAAAAAACTCGAGACAAAAGAACATAAACAAGAATTTTTCCGTCATTTAGAGGAAGGGCGAATGGAAGACCTTCGTATTGTAAAAGAGTTAGAGAATAATTTATCTCCTGAAGTTATTGAAAAAGTTATTGAGATTAAAAATAAAACTTTTAATAAATTTAAGGAAAAAATGGCCAATGCCAAAACGCCTGAGAAACAAGAAAAAATTTTTAAAGAAATGAGCGAAATAAAAGATGTTAAACAATTTGAAGTTTTTAAAGAAATTGAAAAAATAATTCCAGAGGATAAACAAGAATTTTTCAAAAAAATGAAAGAAAAATCAATCAATGAAATGGAAACCAGAATTAAAAATGTTAAAAACAAAGAACAGAGAGAAATGATTTTAGAAAGAATATCAGGAGATAGGCCTGAACAAATTGAATTAATCAAAGAGTTTATTCCTGCTGGTGAAGCAAGAGAATATATAATGAATAAACAGGCAGTTAAAATAAATAGAAAAATAAAAGAAATAAATAATCCCAACAGATTGCAAATAATGGAAGAGCGCATTACTAATCAAGTTGATCTCAAAAGGGAAATAGAAAAAAGAACTCCTGCCATTTTTGAAAGGATTAAAGAGAAAAACAATGAAATTATTAATAATCAAGTTCAAATAGAAACTAATAAATTAATAAAACAGAAAATACTACCTGCTAAAGAAATTAAAGAATTAGAAAAAATTTGGAAGGAAAAACTAAAAAACAAGGAACAAATAACAACAGACGAACTAATGCCATTTCTAAAAAACCTTGACCTTTCAAATGAAAAAATTCAACAAATTAAACAACAAGCATCCAAAATAGAAAAAAATACTTTGATTAAAAAACTTGTGCCAATCAAAAATTTACCTAAAACCATTAATAAGCTTGAGGAAGAATATAGGAATATAAAAAGAATGGATTTTGATGATAACAGGGTTGAAAAAGAGTTTAATGATAACAGGGTTGAAAAAGAGTTTAATAAAACAAAAAGTTCAACAGGGGGGATTTGGGATAGAATTAAAAACAAACTCCAATAATCTCTCATAAATCTTTTTCTTCTAAAAATCCTTTGCAAGCCAACCGCGAAACAAGATACAAGATACAAATAAATTCCTCAACAAACCCAGTAAGCAGAATAGATGAAGTAAACAATAATCAATAACCAAACAAAAAAACCAAGAAATGTTTGGTTATTGTTATTCTTACTGAATTCTAATAAATAATATACAAAAAGAGATATTAATTATTTTTTAAATTATTTCAAACAAATATCAACAAACATATGAAATATCATATTATCACCTTTGGCTGCCAAATGAATGAAAATGACTCAATTAAAATAAAAGCAATGCTTCAAGAACATGGCCTCAAACCATCTTTGACACTTGAACAATCTGATATAATCATAGTGAATATGTGCTCTGTTCGACAATCTGCTGTTAATAGAGTTTTTGGATTGCTTCAAAAACAAGGACTTCAAAAAAAGAATCAAATTAAAATTTTATTTGGCTGTGTTTTGCCAGCTGATAAAAAAAAGTTAAGCCAAAAATTTAACTTAATTTTAAATATTAACAAACTTGAACAACTTAAAGAAATATTACCAAACAAAAACATTAACAATATATGTGAACACACTAAAACTTCTAAGGCATCAAAATATGTTCCAATTATGACTGGTTGTAATAATTTTTGTACTTATTGCGTTGTCCCATATACTAGAGGCAGGGAAATAAGCAAGGATTACAAAACAATAATAAAACAAATAAAAGATTTGCTTGAATCAGACACCAAAGAAATAACATTACTAGGTCAAAATGTGAATTCATATAAAGATAAAAACATTGATTTTCCTAAATTACTAAAACTTATCTCAAAGTTGCCGAAAAAATTTTGGCTAAGATTTCTAACATCACACCCTAAAGACATCTCTAATAAACTAATTAATGTCATGGCTAATAACGAAAAAATTACAGAATACCTGCATTTACCAGTTCAATCAGGTAATAATGAAATATTAGACAAAATGAACAGAGGCTATACCATAGAGCAATATAAAAAAATAATAACTCACGCTCGCAATCAAGTAACCAATATCTGTATTTCAACTGACATTATAGTGGGTTTTCCTGGAGAAACCAAACAACAATTTGAACAAACAGCTAGATTAATGAAATGCGCAAAATTTGATATGGCTTATATTGCTGAATACTCTCCTCGACCCAATACTCCTGCTAAACAAATGAAAAACAATGTGCCTCAAGTAACTAAATCTGCTCGGCGAAAAATTTTAGATAAAATAATAGCCAAAACAGCATTAGAAAATAATAAAAAATATTTAGACAAGGTTATTAATGTATTGATTAATAATAAAAAGCAAGGAGATTATTTTGGGAAAACAAGTAATTTTAAAAATATAAAAATCAAGTCAAACAACCTGATTAATGATAAAACCAATTTAAAAAATAAATTTGTAAAAGCCAAGGTTACTTCAGTTACTCCATGGAACTTGGAAGGATTGTTAATTAAAAATAACTAAGACTTGTTTGTTAAAGATTTAATTTTTAAAAAACATAAAATATAAACAAATATCAGAATAAAGGCTAATGGAAATATACTCCACCACACTTCAAACCTTATAATCGCATTATAAAATCCGTGTAGCAAAATTGCCAAGCCAAGACCTTTTAACCCTGCTAAATTGCTGATTGATTTCATTTTTACTAATGCAATATAATATCCAATTATCCCTCCTGTTAAAAAATGTAGAAATGTTGTTGTAACTCCCCTAACTAGAACAGTGCTCATTCCCGAAGAAATAGAAGTATCAACAATCCCGTATAAAAAATTCTCTGAAAAAGCAAACCCTAGTCCAAGAATCATTCCATAAACAAACCCATCTCTTAATTCATCAAAATATTTTGATTTATAACTCCTAAAACGCAAAATAAAATATTTGGCTGATTCTTCGATAAAACCGTCAATTAAAAAAGAAAGCATAAATATATTTATAATTGTATTAATGTGTGTAATTTTATTGACTGTTCTTGTTAAGTAACCACTAATATAGATTAACGGGAAAGTAATCATTACTCCCCATAAAAATATTTTTAAAATGGCTATTTTTGGCTCTGGAGCATCTCTATCAAGCCACAAACACACCAATAGCCACAATAAAGTTGGCCCAGCGCTTAAAACAAAATAAAGAAAAAATTCTTGATAACTCACTTGTTCTATAAAAAATTTTATTAAATTCATAAAAAACAATGGAAAAACTTCCTAAATTAATTGTAATTATTAGTCCGACTGCTTCAGGGAAAACAGATATATCTATAAAATTGGCTAAAAAATTTTCAGGGGAAATAATTTCTGCTGATAGTCGGGCAATTTATAAAGAAATAAATATTGGCACTGCCAAACCATCAACCAAAGAGCAGGATGGTGTTAAACATTATATGATTGATGTTGTCTCTCCTAAAGAAATATTTACCGTTGCTCAATTTAAACAACAATCTTTGAAAATTATTAATAATATTCTCAATCAAGAAAAAATACCTTTTTTAGTTGGTGGAACTGGCCTATATGTTGATTCCATAGTTAATAACTTAGAAATTCCACCAATACTGCCTGATCAAAAATTAAGAAAAAAATTAGAAGAACAAATATTAAACAAAGGATTAGAATATGTTTACAAAAAACTTATTAAAATAGACCCTGGCAGTAAAGAATTTATTCAAGCAACTAATCCCAGAAGAATAATAAGAGCAATGGAAGTATGCATTAAGTCCAAGCAACCATTTTCTCAATTAAGAAAACAAGGAAAACCATTGTTTAATGTTCTTAAAATAGGAATTAAAACTTCTCCAGATATTCTTTATAAAAGAATCACTAAAAGAACTCGCCAAATGATAAATAAAGGACTTGTCCAAGAAACCCGCAAATTATTTAAAAAATATGGAAATAAATCTATATTATCTTCAACAATTGGCTATCAAGAAATAATTCCATATTTAACAACTAACAGTAAAAAATTAAGCGAAACAGCTATAAATGAAATCACTGAATTAATTATAAAAAACACAAAACATTATTCATCCAGGCAAATCACTTGGTTTAAACGTGATCAAAATATAAATTGGATTATTAATTACAAGCAAGCAGAAGATATATTAAAAAAATTTTTAAAACAGTAATAAAATATTACCCTAATTCTGTTTCTAAAATAGTCTTAACAATGTTTGGCTCAGCCTTTGACTGAGCTTTTTTCATTGTCATGCCAATTAAATATTGAAGAACGCTCTTGTTCCCTTGTTTATATTTAGCTACTACATCTGAATTTTCATCTATTACTTGCTTAATTATATCTTTTAACTGTTGCTCGTCTTTTATCTCCTTGAAATCATTTTCAGATAAAACCCTGTCCACGTCTTTACCAGTATTAACCATTTTAGCTAATACTCTTTGTGCTAAATTTTTAGAAATCTTTTTTTCAAAAATTAAAATAATAAATTCAGCAAAATTGTCTGGACTAATTTTAAAATTACTTAACTTATTTGATTTATCTATGGTTAAAAGCCCATTTATTATCCAATTTCCAATTAATTTAGTTAATTTTGTTTTATTCTGCTCCCAAATATCTTTAGCAGATCCTTCAACTGTTTCTGTTGATATTAACCAAGATCTCAACTCACTAACAACCCTTTCTGTCCAGTTTGACAAATTAACATTTTCGCATAAAATTTTTGCTTGATAGCTGTCAAATCCATAAACATCAATAAATCGCTTAATTTTATCCAGCGGAAGTTCTGGTAAAGACTTTTTAATATTTTCCAGGTCTATCGGCCAGTTTTTGTTTGAATATAAAATTGGCAGATCTGGCTCTGGAAAATATCTGTAATCCTTTTCTCCTTCCTTGCTCCTCTGTTCAAATGTTTTCGCCTGTTTGTCATTCCAGCCACGAGTAGTTTGCTTTTTGGAATGTTTATTTTTCTCCCATAGCCCTGTTTGTCTTTTTATTTCATAAACAAGCGCATTTTCAACTGCTTTAAAAGAATTAAGATTTTTAATCTCCGTTTTTGTATATAGTTTTTTTTCTTCATCCAAAGGCCTGAGAGATATGTTTACATCACATCTCATTTGTCCTTTCTCCATATCAGCAGAAGAAATATTCAAATATCTAACTATTCTTTGCAACTCTTGTAAAAAAATTTTTGCATGAATTGGACTATTTATAACTGGTCTGGTTACTAATTCTAGCAGAGGAACGCCTGCACGATTAAAATCTAACCAACTTGATTTATCTTTTTTTGAATGTATAAATTTTGCTGTATCTTCTTCTAAGTGTATTCTTTCAAAATTTATCTTAACCAATTCATTGTTTACATTAATTTTTAAAAATCCGTTAGCAATTAAAGGCAATTTATATTGACTAATCTGATATCCTTTTGGCAGATCAGGATAAAAATAATTTTTTCTATCAAACCAACATTCATCAAAAACATCTCCCTGTAAAGCAATGCCTAATTCTAAGACCTTTTTAACTGCTTGTTTATTCAAAACAGGCAAAACCCCTGGCTGGCCTGTACAAATCGCACAAATATTAAAATTTGGTTTTAATACCATTGGATTATTAGCACAACCACAAAACAATTTACTAACTGTATTGAGCTCTAAATGAATTTCTAATCCAATTACTGGTTTAAGTTTAATCATAAATTAATAAATTAACAGGCGCCTTTATGAGATAATACTACTGGGATGGTTTTTAAAAATATTTGCAAATCAAATAATAATGACCAGTTTTCAATATAATATATATCTAGTTTTGCTTCTTCATCAAAAGATAACTCTGCTCGACCTGAAATTTGAGCCATGCCAGTAATACCTGGCTTGATGGCTAATAACTGCTTATGATAATTCTTATACCTAGAAACTTCTTCTGGCTCATGCGGTCTAGGACCGATCAAGCTCATTTTCCCTTGAATAACATTAAATAGTTGAGGCAGTTCATCTATACTAAATTTCCTTAAAAATTTACCAAATTTAGTAATTCTTGGGTCTGCGCTCATCTTAAATAATGGACCTGTTTGTCTTTCGTTATATCTTGCTAATGCTTGCTTATTTTGATGAGCATTTTTCACCATTGACCTAAACTTATATAATTCAAATAATTCTCCTCTTTGTCCTATTCGTTTTAGCTTTACAAAAACAGGGCCAGGTGAATCAATTTTAATAATTATAGATAAAATTAAAAACAATGGTAAACAAAATGTAATTCCACTCAATGCTAAAATTAAATCAAAAAAACGCTTAGACACTCTCCCCCAGCCATCAAGAGATGTTTTTTGGACCACAATAATCGGAATACCAGCAATTGTTTCTGTTTTTATATTGCTAGACAAAGCATCAAAAATATCAGCAGCATACTTGAAAAGTATTTGATTAGCCCGACAAAAACCTATTAATCTTAAAACATCTTTTTTTGAAATATCAGGGTCTGTTTGAATAATTTGAGTAATAGCCCTTGGACTTGATTTCCATTGATTTATTAATTTTTCAACATTATCATATTTCCCTAAAATTTTATACCCATGTCCTGGATTTTTTTTAATAAAATTTAAAATTTTATCAGATAATTCAGATGAGCCATGGATTAAAATTGGTTCAAGCCCTTTCCCTTTTTTGTAATAACCAAGTCTAATCCAATGCAATAAAATCCTGCCAATGCTTACAAAAAAAATGCTCGTAATCCAGCCAGCTAAAATAATAAAACGTGAAGAAAAATATTCACGCTTAAAAAAAATAAACAAAACCACCATCATTATTCCCATTGAAGAAGATAAAAATATTTTTGAAAATTCTTTAGAAAAATGACGCCTCTTACCCATATTATAAAGTCCTGTCATGGAAAAAATTATAATCCAGCCAAAAAATAAAATAATTAAACTATAAAAATACTTTATAAAGGGAATCTCAAAAATAACTGGCCTTAATTCAACCAAAGCACTAAATCTTAAATAATAAACAAAAACGCCTGATAAAATTAACATTAAATAATCAACCGGAATTGTAATAACAGATAAAATAAGGTCAAATTTTTTTATCATATATAATATTATAGCAATAAAAAGCAAGTTGACAAGCACAAGTTTTTATGCTAAAGTTATTATAGACTTAGACAAGCGAGCGATTGCGTTCAACTATTTTGTTGAATGAGGAAAGTCCGAACACTCCCCTTTTTAATTAAAACTTTGTTTTAAAATAAAAGGGAGCAAGGTAGCGGGTAATACCCGTCGTCAGTCATATTTTTATGGCTAGATAGAGGTGCGAACAGTGACGACTTAAATTCGAAAGAATTTAGTTGCCCTATATTTTAGGGTAAATCTCGATAGAAATATTGAGAATGAAACGGCTAAATCTTTACCCGGGTGAAAGACCAAAAAAAATCTGTTATATTAATAACTGATTAGGTGGGTCGCTAGAACTAAATTGCAAAATTTAGTCAAGATAAATAATCGCTGCTCATTTATTGAGTACAGAATTCGGCTTATAGCTTGTTTAGGTCCTTTTCATTGCTTGGTTGGCCATTTTGTCGGCCTGATAATTTTTTTCTCTAGGAATATGATAAAAATTAATTTTATCAAAAACCTGACACAAGTTCCAAACTTTTATAAATAAAAATCCTAATTCAGGATTTTTTATTTTATATTTTCCATTAATATGATTAACAACTAACTGGCTATCTAAATAACAATCCACTTGTGTTGCTTTCATTTTTCTAACTTGGTTAAGCCCAATTATAAGAGCTTCATATTCTGCCTGATTATTTGTTTTAACACCTAAAAACTTTGCTATTTCTTTTATAACTTGTTTTTTGTCATTATAAATAACAACTCCTGCTCCTGCTCGCCCTGGATTTCCTTTTGAACATCCGTCTGTGTAAATTATTAATTTCATAATTTTGCTATATCTATAATTTTAATTTGTAATTCTTTTTGTCCATTCCACTCATTAACACCAATTTGAACAATTATATCTACTTTATCACCTTGTTTAATTTTGTCCATTTTATCAGTGCCATTAAAATGAATCATCTTTCTGTCCTGAATAACAATTTGATAATGATTATTATTTTTTCCAACGACTCTAATGGTTTCTATTTGTACCTTGGTTATTAAAAAAACAGGTTCTTTGTTTGCCTTGCCAAATGGCTCAAGAGATAAAATCCCATCATAAAGCTCCCAATCAATGTCCTCTATCTGAATTTTAGCATCAATTGTTTTGTGTTTTATTTTTTTATCTTTAAATTGTTTTTTAAATAACTTTATTGCTTGTTTTTTAAAATCAGGAAATAAATCAGGATTTTTCAAATTAAACCCAACCGCTGAATAATGTCCACCAAAATCTGAAAAATATTTTTTTAATTTACTAAAAAAATTAAATAAATCAAAATCACCACTTGTTCTAGCAGATCCTTTAATTTTGTCATTTGCCTTACTTAAAATAATAACCGGCTTTCTGTATTTATCAATCAATCTATTTGAGATAATCCCCAACAAGGCAAACGGCCAATCATTGCCTAAGATTATCACTATTTCTTCAAAATCAACTGCTTTATGCTTAATAGAAATTTCTTTTAAAATCTCTCCTACTTTTTTCTGGCGCTGATAAACAATTTTTTCAATTTCATTTGAAATACTACTTGCCATGGCAAAATTATCTGTCAAAAGTAAATCCATGGCAATTTTAGCACTATTCATTCTTCCACAAGCATTAATTTTAGGGGCAATTCTAAAACTAATGTCCCTTGATTTAAGCTCATCCTTGATTAATAATCTATTTATCAATGCTTTAATGCCAAAATTAGACGTTTTATTAAGCACTATCAGTCCATATTTAACAATTGCTCTATTTTCTCCTATTAAAGGCATGCAATCAGAAATTGTACCAATGGCGACCAAATCTAACAACCACTTTTCAAACCCTTCTTTGTTTTTAAAATCACACCGACTATCTTTAATTAATGCTTGAGCCACCTTAAAACAAACTCCCACTCCGGCTAACACTTTATTCGGATAATTTTCTGACGATAATTGCGGATTTATTATAGCCAATGCATCTGGCAATTTTTTTGGCTCTCTATGATGGTCTGTAATAATAACATCAATTTTATGCTTATTTAATTTTTTAACTTCTTCCACATCTGAAATTCCGCAGTCAGTTGTAATTATTAAATCTGCTTTGGCTAACAAAATATCATCAACAATACTATTAGTAATGCCATGCCCGTCTTCTTTTCCTGAGATATAAATATCTAAATTTTTTACTCCTATTTTTTTTAAAATAGCATAAAGCACTACCCCAGATGTAATCCCATCTGTGTCTGAATCTGAAACAATAACAATTTTTTCATCTTTTTTTATAGATAAAAAAATACGACCAACTACCTTTTTCATTTGTTTAAAAATAAAAGGATCATGAAGATCGCGATAATAATCTGGAACTAAAAAATCATTAATTTCTTTATTGGTTTTTAGCCCTCTATTATAAAGTAATTGTAAAATTATATGATGAGCATAATCTGATTTTTTTTTAAAACTAGCTGGCATTTGTTTAGCAACTGTCCATTCTTTATTCATTTTAACCTCTATTTAACTTTATTTTTTTAAAACCCGTATACTTTCTTAAAACTTTTGGCACAACAACGCTTTTGTCCTTTTGCTGATAATTTTCTAAAATAGCAATCAAAATTCTCCCAATAGCAAAACCTGTTCCATTCAAAGTGTGAATAAACTTGACTTGATTGTTTTTGTCTTTACATCTAATATTTAATCTTCTTGCTTGCCAGTCTGTACAATTAGAAGTTGAATGGGTTTCCCTATATTTATTTTGAGAGGGCAACCAACATTCAATATCATATTTAGCAGCAGCTGGGTCCCCTAAATCGCCAGTACACATTGCTATTACCTGATATGGAATACCTAATTGCCTGACCATTTCTTTCTCAATTGCTAATAAAAATTTATGTTCGTCTACTGATTTATCTGGACTACAAAAACTAAACATTTCTATTTTATTAAATTGATGAACTCTAAATATTCCTCTAACCATTTTTCCATAAGAACCCGCTTCTCTTCTAAAGCAAGTAGAAAAAGCAACATACCTAATGGGCAAAGAATCAAAATCAAAAACCTCGTCCATGTGCATTGGTCCAATTGATTGTTCTGCTGTCCCAACTAAATAAAGGTTGTCTCTGATGGTCTGGTAAATTTCTTCTGATCCTCTTTCTAAATAACCCATTGCTTGCATTGCCTGTTTTTTTACCATAATTGGCGGAATAACTAGCTGAAATAAAGAATCTTTAATATTTAAATTTTGCCTGGTTATTATATTTTTAATATTTTTTTTATTAGATAACCAGTCAAACACAAACCTAATTAAAGCATTTTCAAGTATTACTGCTTGATTTTTAAGATAGGCAAATCTAGAGCCAGCCACTTTAGCTGACCGTTCAATATCAATTAAATCCAAATGCTTGCCTATTTCTAAATGGTCTCTTGCTTTAAAATTAAAATCTTTAATATCTCCCCATGTCTCTAATATCTCGTTATCTGATTCATCTTTACCAACTTTCACATCAGTTAGAGAAGGATTTGGAATCTGCAACATTAACTTATTAAACCCTTGCTCAATATTCTTTAGCTTAACTTTTAATTCATTGAATTCAATAACCTTTGCCCGTGCTTGCTTTATTAAGCCCTCTTTCTCCTCTTTACTTGCTTTAGCTACATTTTTTGAAAGTTGGTTTTGAACTGCCTTTATTTTTTCTGTCTGTTGAATTAATTTGACCCTCTGCTTATCTATTTCTAAAAGCTTATCAATATCAACTTTAACCTGTTT encodes the following:
- the recJ gene encoding single-stranded-DNA-specific exonuclease RecJ; this translates as MNKEWTVAKQMPASFKKKSDYAHHIILQLLYNRGLKTNKEINDFLVPDYYRDLHDPFIFKQMKKVVGRIFLSIKKDEKIVIVSDSDTDGITSGVVLYAILKKIGVKNLDIYISGKEDGHGITNSIVDDILLAKADLIITTDCGISDVEEVKKLNKHKIDVIITDHHREPKKLPDALAIINPQLSSENYPNKVLAGVGVCFKVAQALIKDSRCDFKNKEGFEKWLLDLVAIGTISDCMPLIGENRAIVKYGLIVLNKTSNFGIKALINRLLIKDELKSRDISFRIAPKINACGRMNSAKIAMDLLLTDNFAMASSISNEIEKIVYQRQKKVGEILKEISIKHKAVDFEEIVIILGNDWPFALLGIISNRLIDKYRKPVIILSKANDKIKGSARTSGDFDLFNFFSKLKKYFSDFGGHYSAVGFNLKNPDLFPDFKKQAIKLFKKQFKDKKIKHKTIDAKIQIEDIDWELYDGILSLEPFGKANKEPVFLITKVQIETIRVVGKNNNHYQIVIQDRKMIHFNGTDKMDKIKQGDKVDIIVQIGVNEWNGQKELQIKIIDIAKL
- a CDS encoding PrsW family intramembrane metalloprotease translates to MNLIKFFIEQVSYQEFFLYFVLSAGPTLLWLLVCLWLDRDAPEPKIAILKIFLWGVMITFPLIYISGYLTRTVNKITHINTIINIFMLSFLIDGFIEESAKYFILRFRSYKSKYFDELRDGFVYGMILGLGFAFSENFLYGIVDTSISSGMSTVLVRGVTTTFLHFLTGGIIGYYIALVKMKSISNLAGLKGLGLAILLHGFYNAIIRFEVWWSIFPLAFILIFVYILCFLKIKSLTNKS
- a CDS encoding ribonuclease HI family protein, which codes for MKLIIYTDGCSKGNPGRAGAGVVIYNDKKQVIKEIAKFLGVKTNNQAEYEALIIGLNQVRKMKATQVDCYLDSQLVVNHINGKYKIKNPELGFLFIKVWNLCQVFDKINFYHIPREKNYQADKMANQAMKRT
- the gatB gene encoding Asp-tRNA(Asn)/Glu-tRNA(Gln) amidotransferase subunit GatB, whose translation is MIKLKPVIGLEIHLELNTVSKLFCGCANNPMVLKPNFNICAICTGQPGVLPVLNKQAVKKVLELGIALQGDVFDECWFDRKNYFYPDLPKGYQISQYKLPLIANGFLKINVNNELVKINFERIHLEEDTAKFIHSKKDKSSWLDFNRAGVPLLELVTRPVINSPIHAKIFLQELQRIVRYLNISSADMEKGQMRCDVNISLRPLDEEKKLYTKTEIKNLNSFKAVENALVYEIKRQTGLWEKNKHSKKQTTRGWNDKQAKTFEQRSKEGEKDYRYFPEPDLPILYSNKNWPIDLENIKKSLPELPLDKIKRFIDVYGFDSYQAKILCENVNLSNWTERVVSELRSWLISTETVEGSAKDIWEQNKTKLTKLIGNWIINGLLTIDKSNKLSNFKISPDNFAEFIILIFEKKISKNLAQRVLAKMVNTGKDVDRVLSENDFKEIKDEQQLKDIIKQVIDENSDVVAKYKQGNKSVLQYLIGMTMKKAQSKAEPNIVKTILETELG
- the miaB gene encoding tRNA (N6-isopentenyl adenosine(37)-C2)-methylthiotransferase MiaB codes for the protein MKYHIITFGCQMNENDSIKIKAMLQEHGLKPSLTLEQSDIIIVNMCSVRQSAVNRVFGLLQKQGLQKKNQIKILFGCVLPADKKKLSQKFNLILNINKLEQLKEILPNKNINNICEHTKTSKASKYVPIMTGCNNFCTYCVVPYTRGREISKDYKTIIKQIKDLLESDTKEITLLGQNVNSYKDKNIDFPKLLKLISKLPKKFWLRFLTSHPKDISNKLINVMANNEKITEYLHLPVQSGNNEILDKMNRGYTIEQYKKIITHARNQVTNICISTDIIVGFPGETKQQFEQTARLMKCAKFDMAYIAEYSPRPNTPAKQMKNNVPQVTKSARRKILDKIIAKTALENNKKYLDKVINVLINNKKQGDYFGKTSNFKNIKIKSNNLINDKTNLKNKFVKAKVTSVTPWNLEGLLIKNN
- the serS gene encoding serine--tRNA ligase; protein product: MLDIKLIRKNPTKIKKACLAKQVKVDIDKLLEIDKQRVKLIQQTEKIKAVQNQLSKNVAKASKEEKEGLIKQARAKVIEFNELKVKLKNIEQGFNKLMLQIPNPSLTDVKVGKDESDNEILETWGDIKDFNFKARDHLEIGKHLDLIDIERSAKVAGSRFAYLKNQAVILENALIRFVFDWLSNKKNIKNIITRQNLNIKDSLFQLVIPPIMVKKQAMQAMGYLERGSEEIYQTIRDNLYLVGTAEQSIGPMHMDEVFDFDSLPIRYVAFSTCFRREAGSYGKMVRGIFRVHQFNKIEMFSFCSPDKSVDEHKFLLAIEKEMVRQLGIPYQVIAMCTGDLGDPAAAKYDIECWLPSQNKYRETHSTSNCTDWQARRLNIRCKDKNNQVKFIHTLNGTGFAIGRILIAILENYQQKDKSVVVPKVLRKYTGFKKIKLNRG
- a CDS encoding sugar transferase; this encodes MIKKFDLILSVITIPVDYLMLILSGVFVYYLRFSALVELRPVIFEIPFIKYFYSLIILFFGWIIIFSMTGLYNMGKRRHFSKEFSKIFLSSSMGIMMVVLFIFFKREYFSSRFIILAGWITSIFFVSIGRILLHWIRLGYYKKGKGLEPILIHGSSELSDKILNFIKKNPGHGYKILGKYDNVEKLINQWKSSPRAITQIIQTDPDISKKDVLRLIGFCRANQILFKYAADIFDALSSNIKTETIAGIPIIVVQKTSLDGWGRVSKRFFDLILALSGITFCLPLFLILSIIIKIDSPGPVFVKLKRIGQRGELFELYKFRSMVKNAHQNKQALARYNERQTGPLFKMSADPRITKFGKFLRKFSIDELPQLFNVIQGKMSLIGPRPHEPEEVSRYKNYHKQLLAIKPGITGMAQISGRAELSFDEEAKLDIYYIENWSLLFDLQIFLKTIPVVLSHKGAC
- the miaA gene encoding tRNA (adenosine(37)-N6)-dimethylallyltransferase MiaA, whose translation is MEKLPKLIVIISPTASGKTDISIKLAKKFSGEIISADSRAIYKEINIGTAKPSTKEQDGVKHYMIDVVSPKEIFTVAQFKQQSLKIINNILNQEKIPFLVGGTGLYVDSIVNNLEIPPILPDQKLRKKLEEQILNKGLEYVYKKLIKIDPGSKEFIQATNPRRIIRAMEVCIKSKQPFSQLRKQGKPLFNVLKIGIKTSPDILYKRITKRTRQMINKGLVQETRKLFKKYGNKSILSSTIGYQEIIPYLTTNSKKLSETAINEITELIIKNTKHYSSRQITWFKRDQNINWIINYKQAEDILKKFLKQ